In the genome of Opitutia bacterium KCR 482, one region contains:
- a CDS encoding HD domain-containing protein has protein sequence MEFKDFAALQGALEMPSAYKSIRELSPLSAGTKFWAIVRVLANAPKLDKNGSTYYILEMGDATGTCASAVFGRNPVFPEITNVRAGDILSISGSVAFYNNNFRPEISEVYKKDAEFAEHMGKPLVPVSPYDPDKMLAELDEIINAEIKDPKLAELVKDILGEHAKAFRESTAAIKVHHNYKYGLLEHTLHVAKNAVAMARNYPNVNASLAAAGAILHDIGKIEEYSTGLETDKTRAGNLQSHMALGYAIVRNAAIKVGVPEKLRQEIEHIILSHHGKLEYGAVVLPQTPEAMIVHAADMADAFIGMVATCERNSNGREFSDYIPAYGCNILLDRYQAQ, from the coding sequence ATGGAATTCAAAGATTTTGCAGCCCTTCAAGGCGCGCTCGAAATGCCCTCGGCATACAAAAGCATTCGCGAACTATCGCCGCTGTCGGCGGGAACCAAGTTCTGGGCGATTGTCCGCGTTTTGGCGAACGCCCCCAAGCTCGACAAAAACGGCTCTACCTACTACATCTTGGAAATGGGCGACGCCACGGGAACGTGCGCGTCGGCGGTTTTCGGGCGCAACCCCGTTTTCCCGGAAATCACGAACGTCCGCGCGGGCGACATTTTGAGCATTTCGGGAAGCGTTGCCTTCTACAACAACAACTTCCGCCCCGAAATTTCGGAAGTCTATAAAAAGGACGCGGAATTTGCCGAGCACATGGGAAAGCCGCTCGTCCCCGTGTCGCCATACGACCCCGACAAAATGCTCGCCGAGCTTGACGAAATCATAAACGCCGAAATCAAAGACCCCAAGCTCGCCGAGCTTGTGAAGGACATTCTCGGCGAACACGCAAAGGCGTTCAGAGAAAGCACTGCGGCAATCAAGGTGCACCACAACTACAAGTACGGACTGCTTGAACACACGCTGCACGTGGCAAAAAACGCGGTCGCAATGGCGCGGAACTACCCGAATGTAAACGCGTCGCTGGCGGCGGCGGGCGCGATTCTCCACGACATCGGGAAAATCGAGGAATACTCGACGGGGCTTGAAACCGACAAGACCCGCGCGGGCAATTTGCAGTCGCACATGGCTCTCGGCTACGCGATAGTGCGGAACGCGGCGATAAAAGTAGGCGTGCCCGAAAAACTTAGGCAAGAAATTGAGCACATAATTTTAAGCCACCACGGAAAGCTCGAATACGGGGCGGTAGTGCTTCCGCAAACGCCTGAGGCGATGATTGTGCACGCGGCCGACATGGCGGACGCATTTATCGGAATGGTCGCAACTTGCGAGCGCAATTCGAACGGGCGCGAATTCAGCGACTACATTCCCGCATACGGCTGCAACATTCTGCTCGACAGATACCAAGCGCAATAA
- the plsY gene encoding glycerol-3-phosphate 1-O-acyltransferase PlsY: MGWVDYIVVAAAGYLLGSIPFAVIIARMCGVDIFKVGSGNPGATNVKRSCGKTAGNLCFILDAAKGFAATAFPLYAGCFGMEFSAPQTLAYVGLVSAIIGHSFSVFVKFRGGKGVAVTIGGLLAIMWAAILIGLVLWVVVFYSTRYVSLASIAMALALPVAAAFLYPFPGAQVYIATAIAVVIVVRHRSNIARLIKGTENRF; this comes from the coding sequence ATGGGGTGGGTCGATTATATCGTAGTCGCGGCGGCGGGATACCTCTTGGGGTCGATTCCGTTTGCCGTGATTATCGCCCGCATGTGCGGCGTCGATATTTTCAAGGTCGGCAGCGGCAACCCCGGCGCGACGAACGTAAAGCGCAGCTGCGGCAAAACCGCGGGCAACCTGTGCTTTATTCTCGACGCCGCAAAGGGCTTCGCCGCGACTGCGTTCCCGCTGTACGCGGGCTGCTTCGGCATGGAGTTTTCCGCGCCGCAGACGCTTGCGTACGTCGGACTTGTGTCGGCGATAATCGGCCACTCGTTCTCGGTATTCGTAAAATTCAGGGGCGGCAAAGGCGTGGCGGTCACAATCGGCGGGCTTCTCGCAATAATGTGGGCGGCGATTTTAATCGGGCTTGTGTTGTGGGTTGTCGTGTTTTATTCGACGCGCTATGTTTCGCTTGCGTCAATCGCAATGGCGTTGGCGTTGCCTGTCGCCGCCGCTTTTTTGTATCCTTTTCCGGGTGCGCAGGTCTATATAGCGACGGCGATTGCCGTCGTGATTGTCGTAAGACACAGGAGCAACATCGCACGATTGATTAAAGGAACTGAAAACAGATTTTAA
- a CDS encoding ATP-binding cassette domain-containing protein, with translation MALVSIESLKIAYGNKTVFDGLNWKISRGENWAISGESGTGKSSLIKAIAGKVGFGGKIAIDYDENGLPHEALYVDNWYKFANLEGDRNFYYQQRYNYHAEQDTLTVLGELEVYGRERGLDTAKALPILERLGFAKCRQTQLIELSSGEHKKLQLVKALWLRPQIMLFDDPYTGLDTASRKVLNDILDEECAAGATVVIATSDTELPKSVNRFAKISDGKIVETDKIETAADVETVQREVPEFLKASPKIDAETFVDARNVCVRYGEKTVLDGVSWTVKAGEKWLLVGRNGSGKSTLLSLVCGDNPQAYGNDIRLFGNARGSGESIWDIKKKMGIISPEMHWYFDESATVWNSVASGLLDTMGWYLDVSYSEGKKIDDTLEFFDLKNDRDTPLSALPLGKQRMALLARTVVKNPPLLILDEPCQGLDTAQTNRFNNALDDLARYGKTIIYVGHYETRLPKCLTRKLELDKGKVVSCA, from the coding sequence ATGGCACTTGTATCAATAGAATCGCTGAAAATAGCCTACGGAAACAAAACCGTTTTCGACGGGCTGAACTGGAAAATATCGCGAGGCGAAAACTGGGCGATTTCGGGCGAAAGCGGAACGGGAAAATCGAGCCTGATAAAGGCAATCGCGGGAAAGGTCGGCTTCGGCGGGAAAATCGCGATAGACTACGACGAAAACGGACTTCCCCACGAGGCACTGTACGTGGACAACTGGTATAAATTCGCGAACCTTGAAGGCGACAGAAACTTCTACTACCAGCAGAGATACAACTACCATGCCGAACAGGACACACTCACGGTGCTCGGCGAGCTTGAAGTTTACGGACGCGAGCGCGGGCTCGACACCGCGAAAGCGCTGCCGATTCTCGAACGGCTCGGCTTCGCAAAATGCCGCCAAACACAGCTGATAGAGCTTTCGAGCGGCGAACATAAAAAGCTGCAACTCGTTAAGGCACTGTGGCTGAGACCGCAGATTATGCTTTTCGACGACCCCTACACGGGTCTGGACACGGCGTCGCGCAAGGTGCTCAACGACATTCTCGACGAAGAATGCGCGGCGGGCGCGACAGTCGTCATCGCGACTTCCGACACAGAGCTTCCGAAATCCGTAAACAGGTTCGCAAAAATTTCCGACGGAAAAATAGTCGAGACCGACAAAATCGAAACCGCGGCAGACGTCGAGACGGTTCAGAGAGAAGTGCCCGAATTTTTGAAAGCGTCGCCCAAAATCGACGCCGAAACTTTTGTAGACGCACGCAACGTCTGCGTGAGGTACGGCGAAAAAACCGTGCTCGACGGCGTTTCGTGGACGGTCAAGGCGGGCGAAAAATGGCTGCTTGTAGGGCGCAACGGCTCTGGGAAATCGACACTGCTTAGCCTCGTTTGCGGCGACAACCCGCAGGCGTACGGCAACGACATCAGGCTCTTCGGCAACGCCCGCGGAAGCGGCGAGAGCATTTGGGACATCAAGAAAAAAATGGGCATAATCTCGCCCGAAATGCACTGGTACTTCGACGAAAGCGCGACCGTGTGGAACTCGGTCGCGTCGGGGCTGCTCGACACAATGGGCTGGTATCTCGACGTGAGCTACTCGGAGGGCAAAAAAATAGACGACACCCTCGAATTTTTCGACCTCAAAAACGACCGCGACACCCCCCTCTCCGCTTTGCCGCTCGGCAAACAGCGCATGGCGTTGCTCGCGCGGACGGTCGTCAAAAACCCGCCGCTGCTGATTCTCGACGAGCCTTGCCAGGGGCTTGACACCGCGCAGACAAACCGCTTCAACAACGCCCTCGACGACCTTGCTCGATACGGCAAGACAATCATTTACGTCGGGCACTACGAAACCCGCCTGCCCAAATGCCTCACCCGCAAGCTGGAACTCGACAAAGGCAAAGTGGTATCCTGCGCCTAA
- a CDS encoding homoserine dehydrogenase, producing MEKKIFRIGFVGMGTVAQGVWKHLENNCGQMAARLGADYELAKASVRDINKKRGVEIPREKLTENPYDIVNDPSIDIVCELMGGTDAAFDITMAALKNGKVVVSANKAVICKRGAEIFAAARKFGGAYFFEASVAGGIPIIKVLREGLVANRFSLIYGILNGTCNYILTRMERENATYETIIEDARRLGYVEADESLDIDGWDAAHKICILAYLAHGVWINPENMLVSGIRGIRLEDMQWARDFDSRIKLIASVRRNPDGAIFASVYPALLPLTDVVANVNEVYNAVSLSGDVVGRTVHIGRGAGQDATASAVIADIADAVRYLMGAPVRPSAAVDTPAKFASLDEVSGEFYLRMEVPDQSGVLASIASDLASEGISIELLQQRKHDTKGKAWLLLTTHATTEAAVKRACKKLRDARYVCDEPFVLRIWRGE from the coding sequence ATGGAAAAGAAAATTTTTAGAATCGGGTTTGTCGGAATGGGGACGGTCGCGCAGGGCGTCTGGAAACATCTCGAAAACAACTGCGGGCAAATGGCGGCGCGTCTCGGCGCAGACTACGAACTTGCAAAGGCGTCCGTCCGCGACATAAACAAAAAGCGCGGCGTGGAAATCCCGCGCGAAAAGCTCACTGAAAACCCGTACGACATCGTAAACGACCCGTCCATCGACATCGTGTGCGAGCTTATGGGCGGCACCGACGCCGCGTTCGACATCACGATGGCGGCGCTGAAAAACGGCAAGGTTGTTGTCAGCGCAAACAAGGCGGTAATCTGCAAGCGCGGCGCGGAGATTTTCGCGGCGGCGCGTAAATTCGGCGGCGCGTACTTTTTCGAGGCGAGCGTCGCTGGCGGCATTCCGATTATCAAGGTGCTGCGCGAGGGTCTTGTGGCGAACAGGTTTTCGCTCATCTACGGAATCCTCAACGGCACTTGCAACTACATTTTGACGCGCATGGAGCGCGAAAACGCGACCTACGAAACGATTATCGAGGACGCCCGCAGGCTCGGATACGTCGAAGCCGACGAGTCGCTCGACATCGACGGATGGGACGCCGCGCACAAAATTTGCATTCTGGCGTATCTGGCGCACGGGGTGTGGATTAACCCCGAAAACATGCTGGTTTCGGGCATTCGCGGAATCAGGCTTGAAGACATGCAGTGGGCGCGCGATTTCGACAGCCGCATTAAGCTGATTGCCTCCGTAAGGCGCAACCCCGACGGCGCGATTTTCGCGTCGGTCTACCCCGCGCTTCTGCCTTTGACCGACGTCGTGGCGAACGTCAACGAAGTCTACAACGCGGTTTCGCTTTCGGGCGACGTAGTGGGGCGCACTGTTCACATCGGGCGCGGGGCGGGGCAGGACGCCACCGCAAGTGCGGTCATCGCCGACATCGCCGACGCCGTCCGCTATCTCATGGGCGCGCCTGTGAGACCCTCGGCGGCGGTCGATACCCCCGCAAAGTTCGCGTCGCTCGACGAAGTTTCGGGCGAATTCTATTTGAGAATGGAAGTTCCCGACCAGTCGGGCGTGCTTGCGTCGATAGCTTCCGACTTGGCGTCGGAGGGCATTTCGATAGAGCTTTTGCAACAGCGCAAACACGACACAAAGGGCAAGGCTTGGCTGCTTTTGACGACCCACGCCACGACCGAAGCGGCAGTCAAACGCGCGTGCAAAAAACTGCGCGACGCCCGCTACGTCTGCGACGAACCGTTTGTGCTCCGCATTTGGCGCGGCGAGTGA
- the serA gene encoding phosphoglycerate dehydrogenase, producing MEKSKVLVADPISPKGVELLKQKGFDVVEAYGSTPDQVKELVKDADAVIVRSETKITADVLACAKKLKAVGRAGVGVDNIDIPAASEKGVVVMNTPTGNTIATAELTFTHMLCGTRPIAQANASIHSGVWDRKSFKGTELKNKVLAVLGMGRIGTEVAKRAMAFGMKVVAYDPFLTEARAKTLGVEIVPLEDAFKRADYITVHMPLTDATKYMVDEKAFEMMKKGVRVFNCARGGIIKETALVEALKSGKVAAAGLDVYESEPLAKDSPLRDFPNLVLTPHLGASTKEAQESCGIEVAEVIADALSTGAIRNAINKPSIDAESMKQISPYIVLCEKLGLFIQQISPERVQKLTIKYFGKLGNIDNKILTLAVQKGYLSKIAENANDVNAPAKMKHLGIEVESINSNADVDYAELVEVVATCEKGTVHSAAGTVTGKSAKPRIVQIGSRQMEVNPCGGCAMILKNQDTPGMVGLIGTILGKYGCNIANMSLSREEGTGKALSAFELDGVPQTQALDELKALAQIEDVKVVDFS from the coding sequence ATGGAAAAATCAAAAGTACTCGTAGCCGACCCCATTTCTCCGAAAGGGGTCGAACTCCTCAAACAAAAGGGTTTCGACGTTGTCGAAGCCTACGGCTCCACTCCCGACCAGGTCAAGGAGCTTGTAAAAGACGCCGACGCGGTAATCGTCCGCTCGGAAACCAAAATCACCGCAGACGTCCTTGCGTGCGCAAAGAAGCTCAAAGCGGTAGGACGCGCGGGCGTGGGCGTCGACAATATCGACATTCCCGCCGCCTCCGAAAAGGGCGTCGTGGTAATGAACACCCCCACGGGCAACACAATCGCGACGGCGGAACTTACGTTCACGCACATGCTCTGCGGAACGCGCCCGATTGCGCAGGCAAACGCCTCGATTCACAGCGGCGTGTGGGACAGAAAATCTTTCAAGGGCACGGAGCTTAAAAACAAGGTTCTCGCGGTTCTCGGCATGGGACGCATCGGCACGGAAGTCGCAAAACGCGCAATGGCGTTCGGCATGAAAGTCGTAGCGTACGACCCCTTCCTGACGGAAGCCCGCGCAAAAACTCTGGGAGTGGAAATCGTACCCCTCGAAGATGCTTTCAAACGCGCAGACTATATTACGGTCCATATGCCCCTCACCGACGCAACCAAATACATGGTTGACGAAAAGGCTTTCGAAATGATGAAAAAGGGCGTGCGCGTCTTCAACTGCGCCCGCGGCGGAATCATCAAGGAAACCGCGCTCGTGGAAGCGCTCAAAAGCGGCAAAGTCGCGGCGGCCGGCTTGGACGTCTACGAATCCGAACCCCTCGCGAAAGACAGCCCCCTGCGCGATTTCCCGAACCTCGTTCTCACTCCGCACTTGGGCGCGTCCACAAAGGAGGCTCAGGAAAGCTGCGGCATCGAAGTTGCGGAAGTCATCGCCGACGCCCTCTCGACGGGCGCAATCCGCAACGCAATCAACAAGCCGTCAATCGACGCGGAATCCATGAAACAGATTTCCCCGTACATCGTGCTCTGCGAAAAGCTCGGCCTGTTTATCCAGCAGATTTCCCCCGAAAGAGTCCAGAAACTCACAATTAAATATTTCGGAAAACTCGGAAACATCGACAATAAAATCCTTACGCTCGCAGTCCAGAAGGGCTACCTCTCTAAGATTGCCGAAAACGCAAACGACGTCAACGCCCCCGCCAAGATGAAACACTTGGGCATCGAAGTCGAAAGCATCAACAGCAATGCCGACGTCGATTACGCCGAACTCGTCGAAGTTGTCGCAACCTGCGAAAAGGGCACGGTTCACAGCGCGGCTGGCACGGTAACGGGCAAGAGCGCGAAACCGCGCATCGTGCAAATCGGCTCGCGCCAGATGGAAGTCAACCCCTGCGGCGGCTGCGCAATGATTCTCAAAAATCAGGACACCCCCGGAATGGTCGGCCTTATCGGCACGATTCTCGGCAAGTACGGCTGCAACATCGCCAACATGTCGCTCTCGCGCGAAGAGGGCACGGGCAAGGCGCTTAGCGCGTTCGAGCTTGACGGCGTTCCGCAGACGCAGGCTCTCGACGAATTGAAGGCTCTGGCGCAGATTGAGGACGTCAAAGTAGTCGACTTCTCGTAG
- a CDS encoding FadR/GntR family transcriptional regulator, translating to MKGILKVEKKTLADEVSEQIQKRIVSGEMSVGSKLPTEKELSDMYGVGRSTIREAVSVLSNIGLLRVMQGKGTFVVSQYATNEPIAQRLKRAQSCDLDEIRQILEMKIAEKAARKRTKADIANIEMRLEEIAKANKTGDLEKSIDADIKFHTAIAQASHNEILLEFYELASAHLRKWYAQIYKSSKIFESAYGLHENLVKQIADGNERGAWKVAEDIIKHGIV from the coding sequence ATGAAGGGCATACTCAAAGTCGAAAAGAAAACGCTCGCCGACGAAGTTTCCGAACAGATACAGAAACGAATCGTCTCGGGCGAGATGTCCGTAGGCTCGAAACTGCCGACGGAAAAGGAGCTTTCCGACATGTACGGAGTGGGACGTTCGACAATCCGCGAAGCCGTGAGCGTGCTCTCAAACATCGGTCTTCTGCGCGTAATGCAGGGCAAGGGAACGTTCGTGGTGTCTCAGTACGCGACGAACGAGCCGATAGCCCAAAGGCTCAAACGCGCCCAAAGTTGCGACTTGGACGAAATCAGGCAGATTCTCGAAATGAAAATCGCCGAAAAGGCGGCGCGAAAACGCACAAAGGCGGACATCGCAAACATCGAAATGCGGCTCGAAGAAATCGCCAAGGCAAACAAAACGGGCGACTTGGAGAAGTCGATAGACGCCGACATAAAATTCCACACGGCAATCGCGCAGGCGTCGCACAACGAAATTCTGCTCGAATTCTACGAGCTTGCGTCGGCGCACCTGCGCAAGTGGTACGCGCAGATTTACAAATCGTCTAAAATTTTCGAATCGGCGTACGGACTGCACGAAAACCTCGTAAAACAGATAGCAGACGGCAACGAACGCGGCGCGTGGAAAGTGGCGGAGGATATCATAAAACACGGAATTGTATAA
- a CDS encoding flavodoxin family protein, translating into MAKKVLVISTTLRKSGNSERLAEAFAEGARKAGNDVEFVSLRGKTINFCVGCLACQKTEKCVIADDSREIVAKMKTSDVLAFATPVYYYEMSGQMKTLLDRANPLFPSDYKFRDIYLLATAAEDDEEAVDGAVNGLGGWIACFEKCSLKGVVRGVGATDIGDISAAKLDEARAMGAKI; encoded by the coding sequence ATGGCAAAAAAAGTACTTGTAATTTCAACTACACTTAGAAAATCGGGAAACTCCGAGCGGCTTGCGGAGGCGTTTGCCGAGGGCGCGCGCAAGGCGGGCAACGATGTCGAATTCGTGTCGCTTAGGGGAAAGACAATAAACTTCTGCGTGGGCTGTCTCGCGTGCCAGAAAACCGAAAAATGCGTGATTGCCGACGATTCGCGCGAAATTGTCGCAAAGATGAAAACTTCCGACGTTTTGGCGTTCGCAACCCCCGTGTATTACTACGAGATGAGCGGGCAGATGAAAACGCTGCTCGACCGCGCGAACCCGCTCTTCCCCTCCGACTACAAGTTTAGAGACATCTACCTGCTTGCGACCGCCGCCGAGGACGACGAAGAAGCGGTTGACGGCGCGGTAAACGGTTTGGGCGGCTGGATTGCCTGCTTCGAAAAATGCTCTCTCAAAGGCGTCGTTCGCGGCGTGGGGGCGACGGACATCGGCGACATTTCCGCGGCGAAGCTCGACGAAGCCCGCGCAATGGGCGCGAAAATCTAA
- the ilvC gene encoding ketol-acid reductoisomerase, which yields MANYFNTLPLREKLIQLNQAQLMERSEFDGGVEALKGKKIVIVGCGAQGLNQGLNLRDSGLDISYALRQSAIDEKRASWKNATGNNFKVGTYEELIPSADLVINLTPDKQHSNVISAVMPLMKQGSALSYSHGFNIVEEGMQIRKDITVIMVAPKGPGTEVRAEYLRGFGVPALAAVHPENDPEGKGWAYAKAYCVGLGANKAGVLKSSFVAEVKSDLMGEQTILCGLLQTATILCFDKMVENGINPAYAAKLGQYGVEVITEALKHGGITGMLDRLSNPAKIKAYTLAQELKDIMRPLFRKHQDDIMSGEFSSTMMEDWKNGDAKLLKWREETGKTAFENTPAGDMKIGEQEYFDNYLLLSAFVTAGIELAFETMCEAGIQPPSAYYESLHETPLIANTIARKKLYEMNRVISDTAEYGNYLFYNACKPLLADFMKKITPDLCGKNFNEGKDGSVDNVALVRVNEAIRNHPVEIVGIKLRKYMTAMRPIKTL from the coding sequence ATGGCAAATTATTTCAACACATTGCCTCTCAGAGAAAAGCTCATACAGCTCAATCAGGCGCAACTGATGGAGCGTTCGGAATTCGACGGCGGCGTCGAAGCCCTCAAAGGCAAGAAAATCGTAATCGTAGGCTGCGGCGCGCAGGGTCTCAACCAGGGGCTTAACCTCCGCGACAGCGGCCTCGACATCTCCTACGCGCTCCGCCAGTCGGCTATCGACGAAAAGAGGGCTTCGTGGAAAAACGCTACGGGCAACAACTTCAAAGTCGGCACATACGAGGAATTGATTCCCTCCGCCGACCTCGTAATCAACCTCACGCCCGATAAGCAGCACAGCAACGTAATTTCGGCGGTCATGCCCCTGATGAAGCAGGGCTCGGCGCTGTCGTACTCGCACGGCTTCAACATCGTCGAAGAAGGCATGCAAATCCGCAAGGACATCACGGTAATCATGGTAGCCCCCAAAGGCCCCGGCACGGAAGTCAGAGCCGAATACCTCAGAGGCTTCGGCGTTCCCGCGCTCGCGGCGGTTCACCCCGAAAACGATCCCGAAGGCAAGGGCTGGGCATACGCAAAAGCGTACTGCGTGGGGCTCGGCGCGAACAAGGCGGGCGTACTTAAATCGTCGTTCGTCGCGGAAGTGAAGTCGGACCTCATGGGCGAACAGACAATCCTCTGCGGACTTCTCCAAACGGCGACAATCCTCTGCTTCGACAAAATGGTCGAAAACGGAATCAACCCCGCGTATGCCGCAAAGCTCGGACAATACGGCGTTGAAGTCATCACCGAAGCGCTCAAACACGGCGGCATCACGGGCATGCTCGACAGGCTCTCGAACCCCGCGAAAATCAAGGCTTACACGCTCGCCCAGGAATTGAAGGACATCATGCGCCCGCTGTTCCGCAAGCATCAGGACGACATTATGTCGGGCGAATTCAGCTCCACAATGATGGAAGACTGGAAAAACGGCGACGCAAAGCTCCTGAAATGGCGCGAAGAAACCGGCAAAACCGCTTTCGAAAACACCCCCGCGGGCGACATGAAAATCGGCGAACAGGAATACTTCGACAACTACCTGCTCCTCTCGGCATTCGTCACGGCGGGCATCGAACTCGCGTTCGAAACGATGTGCGAAGCGGGAATCCAGCCCCCGTCGGCGTACTATGAATCGCTGCACGAAACCCCGCTTATCGCCAACACGATTGCGAGAAAGAAGCTGTACGAAATGAACCGCGTCATCTCCGACACCGCCGAATACGGCAACTATCTTTTCTACAACGCCTGCAAGCCCCTCCTTGCCGACTTCATGAAAAAGATTACGCCCGACCTCTGCGGCAAAAACTTCAACGAAGGCAAGGACGGCTCGGTCGATAACGTCGCTCTCGTGCGCGTAAACGAAGCAATCCGCAACCACCCCGTCGAAATTGTCGGCATCAAGCTGCGCAAATACATGACGGCGATGCGCCCCATCAAGACCCTTTAA
- the hisF gene encoding imidazole glycerol phosphate synthase subunit HisF → MLSVRIIPCLDVHAGRVVKGVNFVNLIDAGDPVEQAKAYEAQGADELVFLDITASSDKRAIMLDVVERTASQCFMPLTVGGGLRTVEDIRKMLNAGADKVSLNTAAILNPDLVSEASAKFGNQCIVVAIDAKKTGDNKWNVFTHGGRNRTELNAVEWAREVERRGAGEILLTSMDADGTKDGYDIPLTKAVSDAVSIPVIASGGAGNLQHLVDAVKLGGANAVLAASIFHFGTYSIEQAKDALIAAGLPARKIKKS, encoded by the coding sequence ATGCTAAGCGTAAGAATCATACCATGCCTCGACGTACACGCAGGACGCGTAGTCAAGGGCGTAAATTTCGTAAACCTCATCGACGCGGGAGACCCCGTCGAACAAGCGAAAGCCTACGAAGCGCAGGGCGCGGACGAACTCGTGTTTCTCGACATAACGGCGTCGAGCGACAAACGCGCAATCATGCTTGACGTAGTTGAGCGCACGGCGTCGCAGTGCTTCATGCCGCTGACGGTAGGCGGCGGGCTTCGCACGGTTGAGGACATCAGAAAAATGCTAAACGCGGGCGCGGACAAAGTTTCGCTGAACACCGCCGCAATCCTCAACCCCGACTTGGTTTCGGAAGCGTCGGCAAAATTCGGCAACCAGTGCATAGTTGTGGCAATCGACGCAAAAAAAACGGGCGACAACAAGTGGAACGTCTTTACCCACGGCGGCAGAAACAGGACAGAGCTTAACGCGGTGGAATGGGCAAGGGAAGTCGAACGGCGCGGCGCGGGCGAAATTCTGCTCACTTCCATGGACGCCGACGGCACGAAGGACGGCTACGACATTCCCCTTACAAAGGCGGTCTCCGACGCCGTTTCGATTCCCGTGATCGCATCGGGAGGCGCGGGCAACCTGCAACACCTCGTTGACGCAGTGAAGCTCGGCGGGGCAAACGCGGTGCTTGCGGCGTCGATTTTCCACTTCGGGACATACTCGATAGAACAGGCGAAAGACGCTCTCATCGCGGCTGGGCTTCCCGCAAGAAAGATCAAAAAATCCTAA
- a CDS encoding sugar phosphate isomerase/epimerase, which translates to MKKLAIILTFAAVLTGCATVSEKPATQPRKIAVQMYSLNRFTLEEALEKLKPLKIDTVECYPGQRLSAKYPKAKVGPTLNAEERAYMKKLLADAGVKMRSFGVVNVNKLDFSQIDPLFKFAKEMGAERILTESAVYFFPELDKAAEKYGMTVLIHHHATNGAPYWDTEYFKRHSANFKHIKYNPDPGHWARSGIDPVKSLKEVEGKIAGIHFKDQREFGNIKNQPAPFGKGVLDVKGMLAELDRQGFDGYYVIEYEDKWLDNIPEITECAEFLRKN; encoded by the coding sequence ATGAAAAAACTTGCAATTATACTGACATTCGCGGCGGTTCTTACGGGCTGCGCAACGGTTTCCGAAAAGCCCGCAACGCAGCCGCGCAAAATCGCCGTCCAGATGTATTCGCTCAACAGGTTCACGCTGGAAGAGGCTCTCGAAAAACTCAAACCGCTGAAAATCGACACGGTGGAATGCTACCCCGGACAGCGTCTGAGCGCGAAATATCCCAAGGCGAAAGTAGGGCCTACGCTCAACGCGGAGGAACGCGCCTACATGAAAAAACTTCTCGCCGACGCGGGAGTCAAAATGCGCAGCTTCGGGGTAGTCAACGTAAACAAGCTCGATTTCAGCCAAATCGACCCGCTCTTCAAATTCGCAAAGGAAATGGGCGCGGAACGCATTCTAACCGAATCCGCCGTGTACTTCTTCCCCGAACTCGACAAGGCTGCCGAAAAATACGGCATGACGGTGCTAATCCACCACCACGCCACAAACGGCGCGCCGTATTGGGACACCGAATACTTCAAACGCCACTCGGCAAACTTCAAACACATAAAATACAATCCCGACCCCGGACACTGGGCGCGTTCGGGCATAGACCCCGTGAAGTCGCTTAAAGAGGTGGAAGGCAAAATCGCCGGAATCCACTTCAAGGACCAGCGCGAATTCGGCAACATCAAGAACCAGCCCGCGCCGTTCGGGAAGGGCGTTCTCGACGTAAAGGGCATGCTCGCCGAGCTGGACAGACAGGGCTTCGACGGCTACTACGTGATAGAGTACGAAGACAAGTGGCTCGACAACATTCCCGAAATTACCGAATGCGCGGAATTCCTCCGCAAAAATTAA